The stretch of DNA GCCGTACTGGAAAAGGGTAAAATTATTGATGCTAAAGCCAGCAGTACCATGTTCAGGGGCTTTGAGCAGCTCATGCGGGACAGGAAAGTCACTGACGCAGTGTATTTAACCCAAAGGGTATGCGGTATTTGTTCACTGGCCCACGGCGCAGTAGCCAGCTATTTGCTGGATGAGATCTATGACAACAACCTTTCCGAAAACGCCCAGTATCTGCGTAATGTTATGTATGCCGCTGAATTCCTGCAGAACCACATAAGGCATTTTTATTTATTTAGTATGCCTGACTTTGTGAAAATGCCGGAACGGCCTCCGTTTCAAGGGCAAAACCTCACCGACGCCCGGTTAAACCCGGAGGATAATCAAAGATTAGTTGGCCACTATTTTGAGGCGATTAAGGCCGCCCAAAGGGCCCATGAGATCGTTGCGCTGTTCGGCGGCAAGGCCCCGCACCAGCACAGTTTTCTGCATGGTGGTGTAACGGTTGCCCCAACGGCAGACAATGTCAACCGGGCTGTGTTTTTGCTGGATGCAATCTGCAATTTCGTTAAAAGCTGCCTGGTGCCTGATACCGAATTAATAGCTAAAGTATACCACGACTACTTTAAAATAGGAATTACGCCCAGGCGCCTGCTTTCCTTCGGACTATTCAGATTCGGCCTCAAAAACGAGGTTTACTATTTTAAAGGCGGGGTACTGGAAGGAAATAATTTATCATTACCCAGATTGGATTTAATCAGCGAAAGTATTACAAACTCCTGGTTTGCAATGAATAACGGTGATTTACAGCCTGACCCCCATAAGGCCAGAGCTTATTCTTATGTGATTGCGGCAAAATATGCCGGGCAGTACTTTCAAGTGGGGCCGCTGGCCCGGATGATCATCAACGGTCGCTACAACGGGGGCACTTCAACGATGGACCGGATCTATGCCCGGACTATCGAAACACTGCTCATTACTGAATTAATGCGTGATTGGCTGATGAGACTACAGCCGGGCCCTCCTCCATTAGCACAAAAAGATACACCTATTAAGACACAGGCAACATCAGTTGTTGATTCCATGCGGGGTTGTCTCCTGCACAGCGCTATCATTCAGGATGATCAAGTAGTCAAATATAATATAATAACCCCTACCTGTTGGAATTTTTCACCCAGGGATGCATATGGCCAGTACAGCCCGGTTGAAAGCGCACTTATTGGAACAGAGATCCCCCGCCCAGATTTAACCTACACCATACTGGGTCGCACCGTTCGTTCCTTTGACCCTTGCTTAAACTGCGGCACACATGTTTTAGATCTAAAAGGAAACGTAAAACAAGAATTGATGATTTGACAAATTAGAAACCGCATTGATGTTCAGAATTCGGGAAGATGGAAGGACCTTGGAGATGGAGCCATAAACGAAATCCCTTGCAAACTTGGGGCGCTGGATGAAAACTTTGCTGAGAATATGAATGTTAAGGTGAGTGTCTGAACGATTAAGCCATAGTACAACATTGGATATCTATTCTCACGTAACTCCGGGGATGCAACGGGAGGCAGCAAACAAGCTAGAACAGCTCTTGAGCGAAGAAGCGCAATAATTGTAAATATATGGCGCGTGACCAATCCGTGACCAATACGCGCATATTAAAGACTAATGGCAAGGTCTCCCAATCTCGGAAGCCTTGCCATTACTGCATTTACTGGAGCCGACGGTCGGATTTGAACCGACGACCTGCGCATTACGAGTGCGCTGCTCTACCCCTGAGCCACGCCGGCAGATTAATTAATGCAAAGCTTATGATACCTTTTTTAGGCCTGAATGTCAACCACCTCTTGCCTTGAAGTCTAATTCACCAGCGTGAAATTATTTGTCTGGCTAAATTTATCACTAATTTTTAGTAAGATAAAGTTTGAATAGCGTATTTGATGACCTCGTTTGCGGATATTAAAAATGGTATTATTTAACACAAATAATTTTTTATTTAACAGTCATAATATTAACGTAAGGTTCGTAATGGCCGAGCCAAGATTGTTGCAAGGTCTTAAGGGCTTTGTAACAGTCGGCCAAAGGTTAATACCGGGTCTGGTCGGCTCGATATTAGCCGGCGGGCAGATTGGTAAGTGTTCCGGCAGGCTGTATGGCAGTCTAAAACGATTGTCATATGGTCGTAAGGGATGTTTACCGGTCGAGCTAAGATTATTATGGGTGCCGATATCAATTGCCCTACCCGCGTGTTGATTGTTTGGGTTTGCAGTAGTCGAGAGATTGCTGCAGGCTCATTAGGTATCCATAATAGTCGAGCAAAGATCATTATGGGTGTCGTAATGGTTCATGGCAGCCGAAAGGTTGTCATGGGCTGTGTAGATACTCATGATGGTTGTAGCGCAGGTCATTACGGGCTTATAACATAGAAACCCTTTTCCTTGAGGAAAAGGGTTTCTTACTGGGGGAGTTAGAACTATTTGTGGACAAAATTAATCTATAAATGATATAATATCAATGATATAATATCATAGTAAAATTTAAATAGTGCCCAGGGTGCCTTATTAAAGGGTAAAAGGGAACCAGGTGTAATTCCTGGACGGTCCGGCCACTGTAAATGGAGAGCTGCTTTCGTAAAGCCACCAGAATGCTGTTTTGGGAAGGCGAAAGACGGTGATGACCCATGAGTCAGGAAACCTGCCCGGGTAGTTGTATGCATTAACCTTCCGAGGAAAGGAATGTGCTGGCACACTTAAGGCTGATATGTGCACAGAGCTTTAGTTTCTCGGATGAGGAACTAAAGCTTTTTTAATGTTAAACCCACTCCATACTCCGGAGTCAAATATATACCCTTTATATGCGGCGGAACGACCGCCGTTTTTTTTTTAATTTTGAGGAGATTGCTGGTCGTGCTGTTTTATTAGTGCGGTTTATTATTTGGGGGAACCAACATGTGTTGGATGCCCAAAGAGGCACAGAGATTAAGCTGGAATATAATTGGGGGTCAAGCGAAAAAATTGTTGCCGTAGATAAAAAAATGGATGATGTCTATTGCAAAGAATAATAAAATATGCTATATTATCATATGTCGCTGCAATGTTTGCGGCGGAAAAAGGAATTGTAGGGTAGTGTTACTAATAAACAAACGAAATTAAAAAAACCAGGAATTGCTATTGACACCGCCCGACATAAAGTGATAAAATATAAAAGTCGGTGCAAGAAAAACGACTTGATCCTTGAAAACTAAACAGTGCAAAGAGATGTAAGTTGAACGATGAGTTCAACAAACCAAACCTCGTCAAGCAAAGCTAAAAGCGCAAGCTAATAGCAAACGCAAGAAACGAGTAATTCATTAAAGCGAGCAAAGATTAAACTCTATGAAATATTTATGGAGAGTTTGATCCTGGCTCAGGACGAACGCTGGCGGCGTGCTTAACACATGCAAGTCGAACGGGGTTTAGTCGAAAGTTTACTTTTAGCTAAACCTAGTGGCGGACGGGTGAGTAACGCGTGGATAACCTGCCCAATAGCCTGGGATAACGCCGGGAAACTGGTGCTAATACCGGATACGTTCATTGGACTGCATAGTTCGATGAAGAAAGGTGTAAACCGCTACTGGATGGGTCCGCGTCCCATTAGCTAGTTGGTAGGGTAACGGCCTACCAAGGCGACGATGGGTAGCCGGCCTGAGAGGGCGACCGGCCACACTGGAACTGAGACACGGTCCAGACTCCTACGGGAGGCAGCAGTGGGGAATCTTCCGCAATGGGCGCAAGCCTGACGGAGCAACGCCGCGTGAGTGACGAAGGTCTTCGGATTGTAAAACTCTGTCCAAAGGGAAGAAACAAATGACGGTACCTTTGGAGGAAGCCCCGGCTAACTACGTGCCAGCAGCCGCGGTAAAACGTAGGGGGCAAGCGTTGTCCGGAATTACTGGGCGTAAAGGGCGTGTAGGCGGCTCTACAAGTTAGAAGTGAAACCTATCAGCTCAACTGATAGCCTGCTTCTAAAACTGTCGGGCTTGAGTGCAGTAGAGGGGAGTGGAATTCCCAGTGTAGCGGTGAAATGCGTAGATATTGGGAGGAACACCAGTGGCGAAAGCGGCTCCCTGGCCTGTAACTGACGCTGAGGCGCGAAAGCGTGGGTAGCAAACAGGATTAGATACCCTGGTAGTCCACGCCGTAAACGATGGGTGCTAGGTGTTGGGGGTATCGACCCCCCCAGTGCCGCAGTTAACGCAATAAGCACCCCGCCTGGGGAGTACGGCCGCAAGGCTGAAACTCAAAGGAATTGACGGGGGCCCGCACAAGCGGTGGAGTATGTGGTTTAATTCGACGCAACGCGAAGAACCTTACCAGGTCTTGACATCTCCTGATCGTCATGGAAACATGATCTTTCCCTTCGGGGAACAGGAAGACAGGTGGTGCATGGTTGTCGTCAGCTCGTGTCGTGAGATGTTGGGTTAAGTCCCGCAACGAGCGCAACCCCTACCTTTAGTTGCCAGCATGTAGAGATGGGCACTCTAAAGGGACTGCCGTTGACAAAACGGAGGAAGGTGGGGATGACGTCAAATCATCATGCCCTTTATGATCTGGGCTACACACGTACTACAATGGCCGGTACAGACGGAAGCGCAGCCGTGAGGTGAAGCGAACCCGATAAAGCCGGTCCCAGTTCGGATTGCAGGCTGCAACTCGCCTGCATGAAGTCGGAATCGCTAGTAATCGCAGGTCAGCATACTGCGGTGAATACGTTCCCGGGCCTTGTACACACCGCCCGTCACACCACGAAAGTTGGCAACACCCGAAGCCGGTGAGTTAACCGTAAGGAAACAGCCGTCGAAGGTGGGGTCGGTAATTGGGGTGAAGTCGTAACAAGGTAGCCGTATCGGAAGGTGCGGCTGGATCACCTCCTTTCTAAGGAGATTATGTGGTAGTTAGTGGTATAACCATAACACACCACTAAATCCTAGGTCGGTCATCTCCAAGCACTGTTTGGTTTTGAGGGATCGCAAGATCCTTTAAATATGTGGGGATATAGCTCAGTTGGGAGAGCGCTTGAATGGCATTCAAGAGGTCAGGGGTTCGACTCCCCTTATCTCCACCATGTTCCTTGAAAACTGCACAGCGAAAGCAAGTAAGTAAAGCACAGGTAAAAACACAAGACGCCGAGACCAAAAGGTCAAGCTAACAAGAGCGTACGGTGGATGCCTGGGCGCTAAGGGCCGAAGAAGGACGTGGTAAGCTGCGAAAAGCTACGGTGAGCCGCAAGCAGGCATTGATCCGTAGATCTCCGAATGGGGCAACCCGTTACCTGTAACGAGGTAACATCTTATGCTGAATCCATAGGCATAAGAAGGGCACCCGGTGAACTGAAACATCTAAGTAGC from Desulfoscipio gibsoniae DSM 7213 encodes:
- a CDS encoding nickel-dependent hydrogenase large subunit produces the protein MSKQRVMFSPVTRLSGLLSVDAVLEKGKIIDAKASSTMFRGFEQLMRDRKVTDAVYLTQRVCGICSLAHGAVASYLLDEIYDNNLSENAQYLRNVMYAAEFLQNHIRHFYLFSMPDFVKMPERPPFQGQNLTDARLNPEDNQRLVGHYFEAIKAAQRAHEIVALFGGKAPHQHSFLHGGVTVAPTADNVNRAVFLLDAICNFVKSCLVPDTELIAKVYHDYFKIGITPRRLLSFGLFRFGLKNEVYYFKGGVLEGNNLSLPRLDLISESITNSWFAMNNGDLQPDPHKARAYSYVIAAKYAGQYFQVGPLARMIINGRYNGGTSTMDRIYARTIETLLITELMRDWLMRLQPGPPPLAQKDTPIKTQATSVVDSMRGCLLHSAIIQDDQVVKYNIITPTCWNFSPRDAYGQYSPVESALIGTEIPRPDLTYTILGRTVRSFDPCLNCGTHVLDLKGNVKQELMI